The Dokdonia donghaensis DSW-1 DNA window ATTAATATGATCAAACCAATCTTTACCAAGACCTAGTGCTGCTATGGCTCCTTTTTGTATACCATAAAACATCCCGCTATCCATATTAGATTTTACACGTAATATGTGACCTATATGTGTTTCACTACCTAGCACCATCCCCACGCGCCAGCCTGCCATATTATATGTTTTACTTAAACTATTAAGCTCTAGCGCTACATCCATAGCTCCCGGTACTGCTAGTAATGACTGTGGGTTGTCATTGAGTATAAAGCTATATGGGTTGTCGTTTATAACAAGAATATCTTGCGCTTTTGCAAAAGCAATTAATTCTTCAAAAAAACCATCTGGCACCTTTGTACCTGTAGGCATATGCGGGTAGTTTACCCACATTAATTTTACTTGTGACAGGTCCTGCTTTGCCAGTTCTTTAAGGTCTGGCAACCACCCATTTTCTGCAGTTAAGTCATAGGTAAGTGCTTCTGCCTCTACGAGCCTTGTTACAGCCGCATAACTAGGATACCCAGGATTAGGAAATAACACCTTATCTCCAGGATTTAAAAAAGCCATAGAGATATGCATAATTCCTTCTTTTGACCCCATTAATGGTAAGATCTCGGTATCTGCTTGCGCAGTGACTCCATAATTATCTTTATAAAAAGTAGCCATTGCCTCTCTTAGTGCTGGTATACCTGTATAACTTTGATACTGGTGTGCCACACTATCGTGCAAGCCCTTGAGCATTGCAGCTACTGCTGCTGGAGGTGCTGGCATATCTGGGCTGCCTATACCCATATTAATCACAGG harbors:
- a CDS encoding pyridoxal phosphate-dependent aminotransferase, with product MSKPANRLQETKEYYFSKKLKEVRGLIAAGHPVINMGIGSPDMPAPPAAVAAMLKGLHDSVAHQYQSYTGIPALREAMATFYKDNYGVTAQADTEILPLMGSKEGIMHISMAFLNPGDKVLFPNPGYPSYAAVTRLVEAEALTYDLTAENGWLPDLKELAKQDLSQVKLMWVNYPHMPTGTKVPDGFFEELIAFAKAQDILVINDNPYSFILNDNPQSLLAVPGAMDVALELNSLSKTYNMAGWRVGMVLGSETHIGHILRVKSNMDSGMFYGIQKGAIAALGLGKDWFDHINGIYAQRRALVFKLVETLGCSYDSNQVGLFVWAKLPSGIDAEAFIDKMLLEKYIFITPGTIFGTMGADYIRFSLCVKEEEIKEAIERVK